aaatttaccCTTTAATTGactgttattttaaatttaacttttttctattttatcattttttaaacttaattatattttaattaaaaaaatgagtacaaataaataaaaactatttataataaaattatgaaaaagatttatatttaattttataataataataataataacgaatttattataaaaaaaggaaCTCACTTCACTTGATATAACATGCATTTTTACtagtaattataaatttaatcatcCTCTAATTATTAGTCTAATAAATTTACAGCAAATATgtgagtttaaaaaataaaacaattcaaatattttgagtttaataattttatttaagttatgattAAGCATTACTTTTCACAAGCATTTTCACATTTATAATCTTGGGCCAATTCTCAATGTTgtagtttaaatataaaaaagtcaaTCCAAATTTATAAAGGATGCAAGACCCATGAATGGTAAACATAAATCAGTaacaaactaaatttaaaacttcATTAGTAGGGTGTGCCAAGCTCAAGCTGTAGTGCAAGACTTGAACAACAATTAAGATTTCCAGTAGCAAGCCACTGTATCAAAATCTCCCCTtcgaaaaattaatttaatatcgtGTGGGTCATTGACCCACATATCAGATATTAAACTGATAAGAACAGATACTACACTTGATCTTAGCCAAAAGGCCGAGAAAGGTATGGGatttagagagaaggaaaatTCCTTTTATAATAAGTTTCAGAGGGACTCTTCTATGATCCAGGTGGTATGGGACTTATTAATACAGTTAAACACTATGTACCAGATACCTCTATTTAATGTGACACATGCAAATATGtaagttcaaaaaaaaaaaaacattgtattcttttaattcaactattttaagtttaataattatatttatatgattaagtattaattttcatatttataatcttTGGATCAAGtttttagagatttatttttGATCATAATTCTAAACTATCTCTTATTACAgattaaatattctataatgTCTAGTTACtagtataataaatttatgacaAATAtgcaagttaaaaaaaattatattctcttAATccaattatttaaagtttaataactttatttatataattaagcaTTATTTTTCACATCTATAATCTTTGAGTCAAGTTCTCATGAATTTTGGTATTACTATCTCTTATTAATAGAAATatgttatgtatatataaactcatgtctatttcttcttttatttaatatcagactttatttgtatcttaaaaaaattatatttcattattgtcTTACTACATAAtagatatatacatatttttgtttgtatatgattttttaccatttcaatattaattaattagtttttataaaaaatttaaaaatatataatattattaaatatttaatattaaaataatatatttaatgtcaactgtagacaaaaattataattgtttaaagtttaaatCAAGGTGACAAATAAGAATTATGTTGTTATATTGCAAtggtaaaattatatttatattaaaaaccattaaaataatattttacaaaataagaaaataacaaataagaatattaaaaagaagtaaaaatattaaatgtgtatcttataaataatttgatacactattaaacaaaattttacataaaaaaaatgtatatttaaagatataataaatcttaaaaatttaaaattattttcaaatatcaaactcgataattaaaattgtttgagTGAAACAAAAGGTttctcaattaaaaacaaattgaataaaaaagtaaagtatataattttttacattacataataaatgaaataaatgaaaggtTTAAGAGATTGCACATTTGAAATTCAGATAAACATACAATCTCATGTggaaaaaagtaataaataaataaaaaattagtagaaataatcatatttaaaatttaaaaattatttgattaaccGAAACTTAATTGAGCATAAAAAAGTGTAATTAATACTgtgatgagaaagaaaatacattaaatattcgAATTCtatgaatataaaacaaatgaaacaagtataagaaagaaagaaaaattatatagaaaaaaaaagaattacgAAATTAGTAAATACTAAGATTTCAAATtcaaagagtaaaaaaatactttttactttgtaaaaactatatttcattaaagtataaatgcaaaaattataaaagtgtatTACGTTATATAAAattctgaaataaaaaattaaagtaatatggTATGATAGTAAATCCTTATATTGGAGATTAACCAAAGAGTAAGaccagataaaaaaatattttactgacTGAGTCTAAACCTTGTCTGAAACTGGTATTGTATTTATGATAATTCATTTCAATGTTTTAATGTGTGCTTATTTTTagtaatatgattattttaatttaaataaaataatataatattaattgttacaataaaaaaacgagtttagaaaagaaattttgaGGTCTGGTTGCGAAAATCGAATTATAGATTTGAGAGTTATATGTAAGAAAGGTATTAGTACCCTATAATACAGTATGTTAATTAAACGCGTGAGTGTGatgtgatttttaaaatatttaaatattttaaaaagacattataaaaaaataatatatattttagttttttttgaACTCGACAGAGATTAATCTTGCTTATAAGTATTCTCGTTCAAAATGAACGCTAGAACAATACAAACGGTACTTAtactttaaaatgttttttcttttaaaaaaaatatattaaccacTAAAACCATGCAAACAGTAAAATAGGAGCAAAATAAAGAATGAGGAAGGAGATATtcgaggaagaagaaaatgggcTATCAAATTCGTTGGTAGGAAGATGAATTTCTCTTATGTGAATCTGTGGATTAAATGGTAGAGTGAAACACGGTGGAGCTCCTgcttccccttttctttttcttttttcttttttcttttttttcttttttctttttcttttctttttttttcctttttcctttttcctttttctttttttttctttttttctttttttcttttttgtttcttttttcctttttttttccttttttcctttttccttttccttttcatttttttccttttttctttttaaaaaagactaatataaaaaaaataaaaaaaaataatagtacaataaaagtaaaattaaaatgataaaaagacataaaataaaataaaaaaaagacatatattatttaataaccAAATTGGgtgttaaacattaaaatatactaTAATAAATCCCATACTGCACAAGTAAAAAAAGCACTATCATAAAGACAAACATTAGACTTGGTAGCTTTGTTTAACGCATGCCGGAAAGTCTATAAGATGTAGTTGCTAGTCAAATAAATTTACGAGAAATATGaatgtttttaaagaaaaaattgtatacATCAATATctgtattttaaaatactggaaatttaaaatatcataactGAATATAGATTTTGACTTTCTTTCAACTAATATTAATTGCTATAATACATATCTCGAGTTTAgattaattaacaataaaataattgtgaaCATGCATGAATGTTTAGTGAGCAGTGACCACAGTAGGACATGGttgaatttgattgatataCTCGAATTAatcaaaagattaattaaagtaataaatggAGAAACATATTGTGAATAGCGAAACAGTTGAAATAATTGTTTGACTGTTACAATAAAGTTTGTTGATTTGAGATTATCAGATACATGCTTACAAGTTATCGACTTCATCAGTTTGAAATTTCAATGGCTACTTTTTGGCGTGTGCAGTCAAAGTTGAAGTACCAACAAACACGTGGAAGTAGTCTCTATCAAATCAGCTCTCATTTAAACGCCATTCCTGAGATACTCTGCTTCTTCAAATTCAAGAATTGCAGGTATAGTGTTTGTTTGAAGGATGGTGAGAATGTGGTTAGCAGTAGCACTGTTACTGATTGCAGGAAGCTTTGTGGAGGGAAAACCTCGTCGGATTCTGGTGGATACAGATGTAGACACCGATGATTTATTTGCTCTTCTCTACCTTTTGAAACTCAACACATCACAGTTTAAATTGGAGGTAAGTCTTCTGTCAAATCAATGCAACACATCTCTTTCTTCTTCGTCACTCATTTCGGAGATTATTCATCTGTTACTTCCCAACCTAAATTCATCTGTACAAATCATTGAAACAATTTTAGGGCATCACCATCAGCGCAAATGCTTGGACCAATGCTGGACATGCTGTTAATCAAATTTACGATCTGCTTTACATGATGGGACGAGATGACGTTGCAGTTGGAGTTGGGGGTGAGGGCGGAATACTCTCAGATGGTACCATACTCCCCAACGTTGGTGGATATCTTCCAATCATAGAACAGGTTTCCtacctttaatatatatatatatatatatatatatatatatatatatatatatatatatatatatatatataccttttgCAAACctactatatttatatttgtgtgGCATTGTACGAGACACGTGTATATTGATTGAGTCTATATTTCTATTACATTTAAATGCATGTGTTTTAAGGATGATTGTCGTCTTGAAGCAGGGAATGACAACGGTGGGAGATTGCAGGTACAGGCGCGCCATTCCTGTTGGTCTTGGAGGGCGTTTGGACATTGATGCCAATTATGGTATCAGGAAAGCTTTCCTACCACAGgtgtgtaaaattaaaattgtagttatttaaggattaattatgtttaaagatgattaattgtgtttagaGATTTGGTAAATTAGGGAAGAAGGAAATACAGTCCAATGCAACAAGCAAGCGCACAGGAAGTGTTGATTGAAAAAATATCTTCTGGTCCCATAACAGTGCTTGTGATCGGAGTACACACGAACNTTGGAATCTTCCTAATGAATAACCCANAGCTGAAANAGAACGTGGAGCGTATCTATATAATGGGTGGCGGCGTAAGGTCAAGCAATCCAACAGGTTGTTGCCCTAAGAATGCTTCGTCTTCCTGCGTGCCTCGCCAGTGTGGTTATCGGGGGAACATGTTCACAGATAACCCTTTTGCAGAATTCAATATATTTGGAGATCCTTTTGCAGCATACCAGGTCTGATACACATTTCCATATTCATAAAACCACTTCTTCATTCAAACTGTTTAACATTAACAGTAGCACCAACACAACACGCAGATTCAaagcaaacaaacaataaatcaacctaaatacacatacacatacaaatTAAACTAACAAAGCTACAAAAGTGGTGAAGAAAATCAACCTGGACGACGCTCGCTCCCAGAAGCTCCTCCAAACCAGGAATCAACCGCCAATGAAAGCAATGAAACCAAAAAAGGAAACTggaaaggagaaaaatgaacgaaaatgaaatgaaaagaagagaGGAGAGGAACTCAAACGGAAAtcgaaagagagaagagaatcttaaatgataaaagtaataACTTAAGGATagttttggaaataaaattttttggAGAGGTGTAAGGAGTACTGTGTAGTAACGGAGGAAGTAACTGTCAATCTGTAATCACCACGGATGAAGGTGAGGGTTCATCCTATCCAAAACCTACATTAACAttgtttaatctttttattattgtgtaTTGATCCTACCCGGACGTGGACTTTCATCCACTTGCAAAAGCTCTTCTACACTCAATTTACTAAGAGAGTTAGAATCTATTGTAATGGATATCAAGTATTAAGTGTGAAGTGAGGGATTATGGTTATATTTACATCATCAACATGTTAAAATAATCAGAGAATAATAAGAGCCAACTACTGAGACGTGATAATAACATGTAATGGATAACATGTATCCATAATTATGTCTTTTTGGACCGGATAGGATCAATATATACTGCAATTTATATGTTgagtataacaaaatattttcatttattatgtcattaatatcatatattatattgtataactttaaattttatttcgtGGTCCTCTTTAATACATATTATGcttcattatttatattaaatagtaatataaataatattttattatatttttaagtttttatcataattttaattattaataaatgtattttaaaattaacttaatctTTTAAAACCACTTTATATAATAAGATTTATACATATTTACATAATATGGAATCATATATggtgtttaattttattatttatatctacttaaaaacataaactcacacttaaattattcttaagcaagagaaatttataaccataaaaactaaattatttcaacattttttatacATAAGTTAGAAGTGGTATATCATTTATGGAGGAGCATTATCTAAACCTTATTTAGttgatcataaaaaaatatatatggatttttagGTGATTCATTCTGGAATTCCTGTTACTCTTGTTCCTCTGGATGCAACAAACACAATCCCTATCACTAAGGAATTCTTTGACGAATTTGAAAAGAGCCAAGACACATACGAGGCTCAGTACTGTTTCAAATCCTTGAAAATGGCTCGTGATACTTGGTTTGACGACCAATTCTATTCGGTAATTTCTTAATGAAGCCATGTATGccaattattaaagtaaaagtaaaactaCTCTTCATCTAATACGAATTCATTGTTGGCAGAGTTATTTCATGTGGGACTCTTTTGCAGCTGGTANNNNNNNNNNNNNNNNNNNNNNNNNNNNNNNNNNNNNNNNNNNNNNNNNNNNNNNNNNNNNNNNNNNNNNNNNNNNNNNNNNNNNNNNNNNNNNNNNNNNNNNNNNNNNNNNNNNNNNNNNNNNNNNNNNNNNNNNNNNNNNNNNNNNNNNNNNNNNNNNNNNNNNNNNNNNNNNNNNNNNNNNNNNNNNNNNNNNNNNNNNNNNNNNNNNNNNNNNNNNNNNNNNNNNNNNNNNNNNNNNNNNNNNNNNNNNNNNNNNNNNNNNNNNNNNNNNNNNNNNNNNNNNNNNNNNNNNNNNNNNNNNNNNNNNNNNNNNNNNNNNNNNNNNNNNNNNNNNNNNNNNNNNNNNNNNNNNNNNNNNNNNNNNNNNNNNNNNNNNNNNNNNNNNNNNNNNNNNNNNNNNNNNNNNNNNNNNNNNNNNNNNNNNNNNNNNNNNNNNNNNNNNNNNNNNNNNNNNNNNNNNNNNNNNNNNNNNNNNNNNNNNNNNNNNNNNNNNNNNNNNNNNNNNNNNNNNNNNNNNNNNNNNNNNNNNNNNNNNNNNNNNNNNNNNNNNNNNNNNNNNNNNNNNNNNNNNNNNNNNNNNNNNNNNNNNNNNNNNNNNNNNNNNNNNNNNNNNNNNNNNNNNNNNNNNN
This genomic stretch from Vigna radiata var. radiata cultivar VC1973A chromosome 7, Vradiata_ver6, whole genome shotgun sequence harbors:
- the LOC106766547 gene encoding uncharacterized protein LOC106766547, producing MVRMWLAVALLLIAGSFVEGKPRRILVDTDVDTDDLFALLYLLKLNTSQFKLEGITISANAWTNAGHAVNQIYDLLYMMGRDDVAVGVGGEGGILSDGTILPNVGGYLPIIEQGMTTVGDCRYRRAIPVGLGGRLDIDANYGIRKAFLPQGRRKYSPMQQASAQEVLIEKISSGPITVLVIGVHTNXGIFLMNNPXLKXNVERIYIMGGGVRSSNPTGCCPKNASSSCVPRQCGYRGNMFTDNPFAEFNIFGDPFAAYQVIHSGIPVTLVPLDATNTIPITKEFFDEFEKSQDTYEAQYCFKSLKMARDTWFDDQFYSSYFMWDSFAAAIL